From the genome of Candidatus Eisenbacteria bacterium, one region includes:
- a CDS encoding mechanosensitive ion channel, producing the protein MEEFIRKAVDMITTWGVDILGAIGILILGRIAAGIIRGAVRKVMRKGNGDPGLVKFVGNIVYYLILVFAIVAALAEFGIQTTSFVAILGAAGFAIGFALQGSLSNFASGVMILVFRPFRVDDYISAAGVSGSVKEIGLFATTLATPDNVKILVPNSKVYGDTIQNYSAYDTRRVDWSIGIGYGSSIAKGKEIVLGVLKGDSRVLADPAPMTAVSELADSSVNLVARAWVNKADYWDVKFDLTRKIKEELDAGGVEIPFPQRTIHMIGGRS; encoded by the coding sequence ATGGAAGAGTTTATCCGGAAAGCGGTGGATATGATCACCACCTGGGGCGTCGACATCCTCGGCGCCATCGGCATATTGATCCTGGGGCGGATCGCCGCCGGCATCATCCGGGGCGCCGTCCGGAAGGTCATGCGAAAAGGGAACGGTGATCCCGGCCTCGTGAAATTCGTCGGCAACATCGTCTACTACCTGATTCTGGTCTTCGCGATCGTCGCGGCGCTCGCCGAATTCGGCATCCAGACCACGTCCTTCGTCGCCATTCTGGGCGCCGCCGGTTTCGCCATCGGTTTCGCCCTGCAGGGATCTCTCTCCAACTTCGCCTCCGGCGTGATGATCCTCGTCTTCCGGCCCTTCCGGGTCGACGACTACATCAGCGCCGCGGGCGTCTCCGGTTCGGTGAAGGAGATCGGGCTCTTCGCCACCACCCTCGCCACGCCGGACAACGTGAAGATCCTCGTCCCCAACAGCAAGGTGTACGGCGACACGATTCAGAACTACTCCGCCTACGACACGCGCCGCGTGGACTGGTCGATCGGCATCGGCTACGGCTCGTCCATCGCGAAAGGGAAAGAGATCGTGCTCGGCGTGCTGAAGGGGGATTCCCGCGTGCTCGCCGACCCCGCGCCCATGACGGCGGTCTCGGAACTGGCCGACTCAAGCGTCAATCTGGTCGCCCGAGCCTGGGTGAACAAGGCGGACTATTGGGACGTCAAGTTCGACCTGACCCGTAAAATCAAGGAAGAGCTGGACGCCGGCGGCGTGGAGATTCCCTTCCCGCAGCGGACGATCCACATGATCGGCGGCCGGAGCTGA
- a CDS encoding SUMF1/EgtB/PvdO family nonheme iron enzyme gives MPPRSEAIIGSAPRPRGGLLFFSLLFSVGFLLLLLAGCGEDNPVDSTGRPDIGDMAYVPPGSFTMGDGEAYCGEDEREVTLTRGFYLGKYEVTNGEYRDMLQWAYDQSYVAVEDSLVVDNIVGDLPLPLVVFDRFCQLSFHEGVFSVAEGKENHPMIDVTWYGAAAYCDWLCIREEIQPTYDHSSWFWPFSDEDPYEATGYRLPTDAEWEYAARFDDGRLYPWGDDPPDYGRANYMQCIGGDAPKTSPVGSYPAAPSSLGLYDMAGNVWEWCYDWHSCSPGTSAVIDPIGRIDGAHCPGRVLRSGSWFSYEDRMRAASRYWFKPWNSFYNFGFRIARSE, from the coding sequence TTGCCCCCCCGAAGCGAAGCGATCATCGGCTCGGCCCCCCGTCCGAGAGGCGGCCTCCTCTTCTTTTCCCTCCTCTTCTCCGTCGGTTTCCTCCTCCTCCTCCTCGCCGGGTGCGGAGAGGATAACCCGGTCGATTCCACCGGTCGGCCCGACATCGGGGATATGGCCTATGTGCCGCCCGGTTCGTTCACGATGGGGGACGGGGAGGCGTACTGCGGCGAGGACGAGCGCGAAGTGACCCTGACGAGGGGCTTCTATCTGGGAAAATACGAGGTGACCAACGGGGAGTACCGGGACATGTTGCAGTGGGCGTACGACCAAAGCTACGTGGCCGTGGAGGACAGCCTGGTCGTCGACAATATCGTCGGCGACCTTCCACTTCCCCTTGTGGTATTCGACCGATTCTGTCAGCTCTCCTTCCACGAGGGGGTTTTCTCGGTGGCCGAGGGGAAAGAGAATCACCCGATGATCGACGTCACCTGGTACGGCGCGGCGGCGTACTGCGATTGGCTCTGCATACGAGAAGAAATCCAACCGACGTACGATCACTCCTCCTGGTTTTGGCCCTTCAGCGACGAGGACCCCTACGAAGCAACGGGGTATCGCCTCCCGACGGACGCGGAGTGGGAGTACGCGGCACGCTTCGACGACGGAAGGCTCTACCCGTGGGGAGACGATCCGCCGGACTACGGCCGGGCGAACTACATGCAGTGCATCGGTGGCGACGCCCCGAAGACATCGCCCGTGGGGAGCTATCCCGCCGCTCCTTCCTCGCTCGGGTTGTACGACATGGCGGGGAACGTGTGGGAGTGGTGCTACGACTGGCACTCCTGTTCCCCGGGGACTTCGGCGGTGATCGATCCGATCGGCCGAATCGACGGGGCCCACTGTCCGGGACGGGTCTTGCGGAGCGGCTCCTGGTTCAGTTACGAAGACCGCATGCGGGCCGCGAGTCGATACTGGTTCAAACCGTGGAACTCGTTCTACAACTTCGGATTCCGCATCGCCCGCAGCGAATAG
- a CDS encoding carboxypeptidase regulatory-like domain-containing protein, with protein sequence MKVTRLFALGMMLVLFVSAAAYADIHPIPLDAERSHLTLADLSRDVMEFELGIAEFSAMDVETPEGTFSRLMIPGFHSSKVAGSPELPMMNRLFEIPLGASVRVEVVSVESRTISLADYGIENALMPAQPSMPKSADPEDWPFVYNEDAYRAGRVGQEMVRVERVGAIRGVEIARVEVSPVEYMPRSNEIVVAESIRFRLHFEGADHARGEAIKAATYSPFFEPVHGDIAGYQSPRVDYPDLVKNPVTLVVIVPSDMEATMQDFIDWKTERGFTVVTGVIGSPEVGSTTATIQAYIHDLYNNPPAGQAAPSFVVFVGDVAQCPTFTEAGDATDRPYCAVDGDLMPDIYYGRLSATSTSMLQDILDKTLMYDEFTMPDPSYLAEVTMIAGMDGTYASTWANGQINYGTTYYFNAAHGITSNTYLYPESGSHAADIVSDVSNGVAYINYTAHGSNTSWADPSFTQTNVRNLTNYGKYCLAVGNCCLTSTYDYAECFAETWLREADKGAIGYIGGSNSTYWDEDWYWGVGNGTVNANPTYEATGLGAYDGVFHDHGEEMDAWYVTNDALIFRGNLAVTESGSSRITYYWNIYNLMGDPSITTYMGVPATQTVGHPSTVFTTSPNITVTAVPGSYVGVTQDGALVAGGGVDETGTVTLTFDDVLTPGTIRLVVMAQNKEPYKVDVPVIVPATIIINPTEIDANVETDVVVEVYEADGVTPKPGVNVWAAGLDYETTPVATNAAGVCTVTVNYPYGPTLDIIGQETGEPYLLFTEQITVNASTLSTPDLWVTTTIGLADTFALNLAGTLNGTCKEGPSTIYAILPDGTELSTTTGTMKITPDEIGFVTAYVAVSGYDVYTETFPIIEAYGTLTGHVDADGSPADGAVVKGYDALDELVFEVTCNSLGDYDVGEEILVAPYTIEVDYFGYLHFEQSFFVNYGANVLDIDLDPAPSGVLFGTVTDDVSGDPLYASLKFYRSDNMELYTETVTDSTDGSFTSPALPYFDWVVTIKAWHHRALTTSITIEDPTVEKHFVLEPTNGDFLVIDDGAKGTVENPAKYDEKTGELIAQGYTSVASKAAADIVTDLETIGYSVTLETVASTNPATWNDYDAIIVSSGNNAAPVEDATFRSNVESFVLAGGHILVEGGEMAYDAASYPGYPTFAANVLHVTGWNHDSSGNLTVHDVGHYLVTVPNTITGPITVGYVDYGDQDAFTPAADATKVCAWSTYPENTSIVVYDPNPAPEGGQIVYYGFNYSSAAAADRILLLENTMTYLTALEMGDCSVSGTVTLEGQSNHSGVTVQAIPDGGSVVTGQNGSYELTGLYAGPYQIVASKDGWATGIEEITLTSGQHMTGVDLTLSREFSQTDCSTPALAIPDNNTAGVSDIINVPLDVEVTGIAVYLDITHTYIGDLIVTLESPGGAIVTLHNRSGGTAENIVGWYPDDLEPAGDLGDFLGLDAEGDWTLTVSDNAGYDTGTLNEWCLKITYEIDTGVEEGAGSLPKALALVGNVPNPFNPTTTIRFDLPKAGHVSLSVYDLAGRRVTTLVDRGMDAGSHDVIWTGLDSSGRSVASGIYFYRLEAENKTMTRKMVLLK encoded by the coding sequence ATGAAAGTTACCAGACTGTTCGCGCTGGGAATGATGCTCGTTCTGTTCGTTTCGGCGGCGGCGTATGCCGACATCCACCCCATTCCGCTCGATGCGGAACGTTCTCATCTAACCCTGGCCGATCTGAGCCGGGACGTCATGGAGTTCGAGCTGGGGATCGCCGAGTTCTCCGCCATGGATGTGGAGACCCCGGAAGGAACCTTCTCCCGCCTGATGATTCCGGGCTTCCACTCCTCCAAGGTGGCCGGTTCGCCGGAGCTGCCGATGATGAACCGTCTCTTCGAGATTCCCTTGGGCGCCTCGGTGCGCGTCGAAGTGGTCTCCGTGGAAAGCCGCACCATCTCCCTGGCGGACTACGGTATCGAGAACGCACTCATGCCGGCTCAGCCGAGCATGCCGAAGAGCGCCGATCCCGAGGATTGGCCCTTCGTCTATAACGAGGACGCCTACCGCGCCGGCCGCGTCGGCCAGGAGATGGTGCGCGTGGAGCGCGTCGGCGCCATCCGCGGCGTGGAGATCGCCCGCGTCGAGGTCAGCCCCGTCGAGTACATGCCCCGGAGCAACGAGATCGTCGTGGCCGAGTCGATTCGCTTCCGTCTCCACTTCGAGGGGGCCGATCACGCCCGCGGCGAAGCGATCAAGGCGGCGACCTACAGCCCCTTCTTCGAGCCCGTGCACGGCGACATCGCCGGCTACCAGTCCCCCCGCGTGGATTACCCGGACCTGGTGAAGAACCCGGTCACGCTGGTCGTCATCGTGCCGTCCGACATGGAAGCGACCATGCAGGACTTCATCGACTGGAAGACCGAGCGCGGCTTCACCGTCGTGACCGGCGTGATCGGCTCGCCGGAGGTGGGGAGCACCACCGCCACGATCCAGGCCTACATCCATGATCTCTACAACAACCCGCCCGCCGGCCAGGCCGCGCCGAGTTTCGTCGTCTTCGTCGGCGACGTCGCCCAGTGCCCGACCTTCACCGAGGCCGGCGACGCCACCGACCGGCCCTACTGCGCGGTGGACGGCGACCTGATGCCGGACATCTACTACGGCCGGCTCTCCGCCACCAGCACCTCCATGCTCCAGGACATCCTGGACAAGACCCTCATGTACGACGAGTTCACCATGCCGGACCCGAGCTACCTCGCCGAGGTGACCATGATCGCCGGCATGGACGGCACCTATGCCTCCACATGGGCCAACGGCCAGATCAACTACGGGACCACCTACTACTTCAACGCCGCCCACGGCATCACGAGCAACACCTACCTCTACCCCGAGTCGGGGAGCCATGCGGCGGATATCGTCAGCGACGTCAGCAACGGCGTGGCATACATCAACTACACCGCCCACGGGAGCAACACGTCCTGGGCCGACCCGAGCTTTACTCAGACGAACGTGCGGAATCTGACCAACTACGGCAAGTACTGCCTCGCCGTCGGCAACTGCTGCCTCACCAGCACCTACGACTACGCCGAGTGCTTCGCCGAGACCTGGCTCCGTGAGGCGGACAAGGGGGCCATCGGCTACATCGGCGGCTCCAACAGCACCTACTGGGACGAGGACTGGTACTGGGGCGTCGGCAACGGCACCGTCAATGCCAACCCGACCTACGAGGCGACCGGCCTGGGCGCCTACGACGGCGTCTTCCACGACCACGGCGAGGAGATGGACGCCTGGTACGTCACCAACGACGCGCTCATCTTCCGGGGCAACCTGGCGGTGACCGAGTCCGGCTCCTCCCGCATCACTTACTACTGGAACATTTACAACCTGATGGGCGACCCGTCGATCACGACCTATATGGGCGTCCCGGCTACGCAGACGGTCGGCCACCCGAGCACGGTCTTCACCACCAGCCCGAACATCACCGTGACCGCGGTGCCCGGCAGCTATGTCGGCGTGACCCAGGACGGCGCGCTCGTCGCCGGCGGCGGCGTGGACGAGACCGGAACGGTGACGCTCACCTTCGACGACGTCCTCACCCCCGGAACCATCCGGTTGGTCGTGATGGCTCAGAACAAAGAGCCCTACAAGGTCGACGTTCCGGTGATCGTGCCCGCCACGATCATCATCAACCCGACCGAGATCGACGCCAACGTGGAGACCGACGTGGTGGTCGAGGTGTACGAAGCGGACGGCGTTACGCCGAAACCGGGCGTGAACGTCTGGGCCGCCGGCCTCGATTACGAGACCACTCCGGTGGCGACCAACGCCGCCGGCGTCTGCACGGTGACGGTGAACTACCCGTACGGCCCGACCCTCGACATCATCGGCCAGGAGACGGGCGAACCCTACCTGCTCTTCACCGAGCAGATCACGGTGAACGCGTCGACGCTCTCCACGCCGGACCTGTGGGTGACCACGACCATCGGACTCGCCGACACCTTCGCGCTCAACCTGGCCGGCACCCTGAACGGCACCTGCAAAGAGGGCCCGAGCACGATCTACGCGATCCTTCCCGACGGAACGGAGCTTTCCACGACGACCGGCACCATGAAGATCACGCCGGACGAGATCGGTTTCGTCACCGCCTACGTCGCGGTGAGCGGGTACGACGTTTATACCGAAACGTTCCCGATCATCGAAGCCTACGGCACCCTGACCGGCCACGTGGACGCCGACGGCTCTCCCGCGGACGGCGCGGTGGTCAAGGGTTACGACGCGCTCGACGAGCTCGTCTTCGAGGTGACCTGCAACTCCCTGGGCGACTACGACGTGGGCGAGGAGATCCTGGTCGCGCCCTACACGATCGAGGTCGATTACTTCGGCTATCTGCACTTCGAGCAAAGCTTCTTCGTCAACTACGGGGCGAACGTCCTCGACATCGATCTGGATCCCGCCCCCTCCGGCGTTCTCTTCGGCACGGTGACCGACGACGTTTCGGGCGATCCACTCTACGCGTCGCTCAAGTTCTACCGCAGCGACAACATGGAGCTTTACACCGAAACCGTTACCGATTCGACGGACGGCTCCTTCACCTCGCCGGCGCTCCCCTACTTTGATTGGGTCGTCACCATCAAGGCGTGGCACCATCGCGCGCTCACGACGAGCATCACCATCGAAGATCCGACCGTGGAGAAGCACTTCGTGCTCGAACCGACCAACGGCGACTTCCTGGTGATCGACGACGGCGCCAAGGGGACGGTCGAGAATCCGGCCAAGTACGACGAGAAGACCGGCGAGCTGATCGCGCAGGGTTACACGAGCGTCGCCTCCAAGGCGGCGGCGGACATCGTCACCGACCTGGAGACCATCGGCTACAGCGTGACGCTGGAGACGGTCGCCTCCACGAACCCGGCGACCTGGAACGACTACGACGCGATCATCGTCAGCTCCGGCAACAACGCCGCCCCGGTGGAGGACGCCACCTTCCGCTCCAACGTGGAGAGCTTCGTCCTCGCCGGCGGCCACATCCTGGTCGAGGGCGGCGAAATGGCCTATGACGCCGCTTCGTACCCCGGCTATCCGACCTTCGCCGCGAACGTACTCCACGTTACCGGCTGGAACCACGATTCGAGCGGCAACCTGACCGTCCACGACGTGGGCCACTACCTGGTGACCGTGCCGAACACGATCACCGGCCCCATCACGGTCGGCTACGTCGACTACGGCGACCAGGACGCCTTCACCCCGGCGGCGGACGCCACCAAGGTCTGCGCCTGGTCGACCTACCCGGAGAACACGAGCATCGTGGTCTACGATCCCAACCCGGCCCCCGAGGGCGGGCAGATCGTTTATTACGGCTTCAACTACTCCTCCGCGGCCGCGGCGGACCGGATTCTCCTTCTCGAAAACACCATGACCTATCTGACGGCGCTCGAAATGGGCGATTGCAGCGTCAGCGGAACGGTGACCCTGGAAGGCCAGTCGAACCACTCCGGCGTAACCGTCCAGGCGATCCCGGACGGCGGATCGGTCGTGACCGGACAGAACGGTTCTTACGAGCTGACCGGCCTCTACGCCGGTCCCTACCAGATCGTGGCCTCCAAGGACGGCTGGGCGACCGGCATCGAGGAGATCACCCTGACCTCCGGCCAGCACATGACCGGCGTCGACCTCACCCTCTCGCGTGAGTTCAGCCAGACCGATTGCAGTACGCCCGCGCTCGCCATTCCGGACAACAACACCGCCGGCGTGAGCGACATCATCAACGTGCCGTTGGACGTCGAGGTCACCGGAATCGCCGTCTACCTGGACATCACCCACACCTACATCGGCGACCTGATCGTGACCCTCGAATCGCCGGGCGGCGCCATCGTCACGCTCCACAACCGGAGCGGCGGGACGGCGGAAAACATCGTCGGCTGGTACCCGGACGACCTCGAGCCCGCCGGCGACCTGGGCGACTTCCTCGGTCTCGACGCGGAAGGCGACTGGACGCTCACCGTGAGCGACAACGCCGGCTACGACACGGGCACGCTGAACGAGTGGTGCCTGAAGATCACTTACGAGATCGACACCGGTGTCGAGGAAGGCGCGGGGAGCCTGCCGAAGGCGCTCGCCCTCGTCGGCAACGTGCCGAACCCGTTCAACCCGACCACGACCATCCGGTTCGACCTGCCGAAGGCCGGACACGTCAGCCTCTCCGTCTATGACCTGGCCGGCCGCCGCGTGACCACGCTGGTGGACCGGGGCATGGACGCCGGAAGCCACGACGTGATCTGGACCGGCCTCGACTCGTCCGGACGGTCCGTGGCGAGCGGCATCTACTTCTACCGCCTCGAGGCGGAGAACAAGACCATGACCCGGAAGATGGTGCTTTTGAAGTAA
- a CDS encoding DUF3078 domain-containing protein encodes MFSRMIARGAGILPVAALLLATAGGAGAEEKKLEVGRWYPTLESGVNLTQSAYSDNWNGGDKGSIVWSFITNAGLESQLNERTNWTNQLKLAYGQTHQQARDDAGERVWEEPEKSTDLIDYETVFRFTMGWVVDPYVSGRFESQFHDASDPEGRSLLLNPLKFKESAGLAKKIIAEEERELLTRVGFTFRQNLHDFYVNPAPDDATESETTHDGGFEWVTDWKTKILEEKVSWTSKLSLYQPVFYSDKPTFEDDLTAAEIEAAGLPTDVANYTTTLDVDWENIFTTQITSYLSVNLYTRWIYDKYDNSVPPVLDENGDLKNPDEVSAAIRKGGQFKQTLSIGITYRFL; translated from the coding sequence ATGTTCTCTCGGATGATCGCGCGCGGCGCCGGGATCCTCCCGGTGGCGGCGCTCCTTCTCGCGACGGCGGGCGGCGCCGGCGCGGAGGAGAAGAAACTGGAAGTCGGCCGCTGGTATCCCACGCTCGAATCGGGCGTCAACCTCACACAGAGCGCCTACAGCGACAACTGGAACGGAGGGGACAAGGGCTCCATCGTCTGGAGCTTCATCACCAACGCGGGCCTGGAATCGCAGCTGAACGAAAGGACCAACTGGACCAACCAACTCAAACTCGCCTACGGGCAGACCCACCAACAGGCTCGCGACGACGCGGGGGAACGAGTCTGGGAGGAGCCGGAGAAGTCGACGGACCTGATCGATTACGAGACGGTGTTCCGGTTCACCATGGGCTGGGTGGTCGATCCCTACGTTTCCGGCCGTTTCGAGAGCCAGTTCCACGACGCCTCGGACCCGGAAGGACGCAGCCTCCTCTTGAATCCCTTGAAGTTCAAGGAGTCGGCCGGCTTGGCGAAAAAGATCATCGCCGAGGAAGAGCGCGAGCTGCTCACGCGCGTCGGCTTCACCTTCCGCCAGAATCTCCACGATTTTTACGTGAATCCGGCGCCGGACGACGCCACCGAGAGCGAGACCACCCACGACGGCGGCTTCGAATGGGTGACGGACTGGAAGACGAAGATCCTGGAGGAGAAGGTCTCCTGGACGTCCAAGCTCTCCCTCTATCAGCCCGTTTTCTATTCCGACAAGCCGACCTTCGAGGACGACCTGACGGCGGCCGAGATCGAGGCGGCGGGGTTGCCCACGGACGTGGCGAACTACACCACCACCCTCGACGTGGACTGGGAGAACATCTTCACGACCCAGATCACCTCTTACCTGTCCGTCAATCTGTACACCCGCTGGATATATGACAAATACGACAACTCGGTGCCGCCGGTGCTGGACGAGAACGGCGACCTGAAGAATCCCGACGAAGTGAGCGCCGCGATCCGCAAGGGGGGGCAGTTCAAGCAGACCCTCTCGATCGGCATCACTTACCGCTTTCTATAA
- a CDS encoding immune inhibitor A codes for MISARKRKAPPIALLVPALLLLLAAFTPAAAAEPIPMDANGLPMWEVREWNDFPVRIELGSYDELETLLERVPIASFNKEQVRVFPLGEKSVRIVFEPRITDEESRALRAAGYDYEELPDIDRTVRAEAERLWAEQAAEGGDRLSRGDKGTYHTPEQIGTILHDVETAHPSIAQRFSIGTSVEGRDLWAINISDNVGTNEEEPEVRLSGNIHGDESISQEMLVFLVEHLTDNYGTDPDVTYLVDNYDIFILPCHNPDGTVANTRYNDNGIDLNRNFPSPDGDIGGDGTWTEEVETVHFKNWGFGRHFVISANSHGGALVVNYPWDYTYTLHPDNDALIQLSLEYSTYNLPMYNGDWPQGITNGAQWYITKGCLQDWSNNETDCIDVTLELSDVKEPSASLLEDFWDDNEESYEHYIRAARYGVNGIVTGSDTGLPLDATITVSGNAMPVHTDPENGDYYKLLDTGTYDVTFSASGYIDETHYGVSVTWGSATVLDVDLDPVAYGAVSGFVREVGTNDGLDAEIEIRTYPGDVYVTTAQSDDGSGGAYSTNLVYGEYTFHVSCPGHTSADRQVTVDAATETEDFLLGVVTQAILFEDDFEGGSSQWTGDWGLCTSTAHGGTASMADSPTGDYADKDTTICVIASSIDLSEAEQCTLSFWARWDIEENWDCAVLEISTDGGSGWTPLQTAYTVDASGQGTQKPAGIPVFEDTHTGWVENVVDLAAYDGETDVLFRFRLKSDTSIHQDGFYFDDFQVRGMQVATGVELAAPGATRLMGNSPNPFNPITTIRYTLASPARVDLDVFDLSGRLVRSLVRSRTEDSGSHSVVWDGRSDAGRPVSSGVYFYRLNAGDTQFVRKMALIR; via the coding sequence ATGATCAGCGCCCGCAAGCGGAAGGCTCCCCCAATCGCCCTCCTGGTCCCCGCGCTGCTGCTCCTCCTCGCGGCCTTTACGCCGGCCGCGGCGGCGGAACCGATCCCGATGGACGCAAACGGGCTTCCCATGTGGGAGGTCCGGGAATGGAACGACTTCCCGGTCCGGATCGAGCTGGGATCCTACGACGAACTGGAAACACTCCTGGAACGCGTCCCAATCGCCTCCTTCAACAAGGAGCAGGTCCGCGTCTTCCCGCTCGGGGAGAAATCGGTGCGGATCGTGTTCGAACCGCGGATCACCGACGAGGAATCCCGCGCGCTCCGCGCCGCCGGCTACGACTACGAGGAGCTTCCGGACATCGACCGCACGGTCCGCGCCGAGGCGGAGCGTCTCTGGGCGGAACAGGCCGCCGAGGGCGGCGACCGCCTGTCGAGAGGCGACAAGGGGACCTACCACACCCCCGAGCAGATCGGGACGATCCTGCACGACGTCGAGACGGCCCATCCGTCCATCGCCCAGCGGTTCAGCATCGGGACCTCCGTGGAGGGCCGCGATCTCTGGGCGATCAACATCAGCGACAACGTGGGGACAAACGAAGAGGAGCCGGAGGTCCGCCTTTCGGGCAACATCCACGGCGACGAGTCGATCTCCCAGGAGATGCTCGTCTTTCTGGTGGAGCATCTGACCGACAACTACGGGACCGATCCGGACGTCACCTATCTGGTCGATAACTACGACATCTTCATCCTCCCCTGCCACAACCCGGACGGGACGGTGGCGAACACCCGCTATAACGACAACGGCATCGACCTGAACCGGAACTTCCCCTCGCCGGACGGGGACATCGGCGGCGACGGCACCTGGACGGAGGAGGTGGAGACGGTTCATTTCAAGAACTGGGGGTTCGGCCGGCACTTCGTGATCAGCGCCAACTCCCACGGCGGCGCGCTGGTGGTGAACTACCCCTGGGACTACACCTACACGCTGCACCCGGACAACGACGCGCTGATCCAGCTCTCGCTGGAGTACTCCACCTACAACCTGCCGATGTACAACGGCGACTGGCCGCAGGGGATCACCAACGGCGCGCAGTGGTACATCACCAAGGGATGTCTCCAGGACTGGTCGAACAACGAGACGGACTGCATCGACGTCACGCTGGAGCTTTCGGACGTCAAGGAACCGTCGGCGAGCCTTCTCGAGGATTTCTGGGACGACAACGAGGAGAGCTACGAGCACTACATCCGGGCCGCGCGGTACGGCGTGAACGGGATCGTCACCGGTTCCGACACCGGCCTCCCGCTGGACGCGACGATCACCGTCTCCGGGAACGCGATGCCGGTCCACACCGACCCGGAGAACGGCGATTACTACAAGCTGCTCGACACGGGAACCTACGACGTCACCTTCAGCGCCTCCGGGTACATCGACGAGACCCACTACGGCGTCTCCGTCACCTGGGGATCCGCGACGGTGCTGGACGTGGATCTCGATCCGGTCGCCTACGGCGCGGTGAGCGGTTTCGTGCGCGAGGTGGGAACCAACGACGGGCTGGACGCGGAGATCGAGATCCGCACCTACCCGGGCGACGTCTATGTCACTACCGCGCAGAGCGATGACGGCTCCGGCGGCGCCTACTCGACGAACCTGGTCTACGGTGAATACACCTTCCACGTCTCCTGCCCGGGCCACACGAGCGCGGACCGGCAGGTGACGGTGGACGCCGCGACGGAGACGGAAGACTTCCTTCTCGGCGTGGTGACGCAGGCGATCCTCTTCGAGGACGACTTCGAGGGCGGCTCGTCGCAGTGGACCGGCGACTGGGGGCTCTGCACCTCCACGGCACACGGCGGGACGGCTTCCATGGCGGACAGTCCCACCGGCGACTACGCCGACAAGGACACCACCATCTGCGTCATAGCCTCGTCCATCGACCTCTCCGAGGCGGAACAGTGCACGCTCAGCTTCTGGGCGCGCTGGGACATCGAGGAGAACTGGGACTGCGCCGTGCTGGAGATCTCCACCGACGGCGGCTCCGGCTGGACGCCGCTCCAAACCGCCTACACGGTGGACGCGAGCGGCCAGGGAACGCAGAAACCGGCGGGCATCCCGGTCTTCGAGGACACGCATACCGGATGGGTGGAGAACGTGGTCGATCTCGCCGCCTACGATGGGGAGACGGACGTGCTCTTCCGTTTCCGCCTGAAGAGCGACACGTCGATCCACCAGGACGGATTCTATTTCGACGACTTCCAGGTGCGCGGCATGCAGGTCGCCACCGGAGTCGAGCTGGCGGCGCCCGGCGCGACCCGCCTCATGGGCAACTCGCCGAACCCGTTCAACCCGATCACCACGATCCGGTACACCCTCGCCTCGCCGGCGCGGGTCGACCTGGACGTGTTCGACCTCTCGGGGCGGCTCGTGCGCTCCCTGGTTCGTTCGCGGACGGAGGACTCCGGATCGCACAGCGTGGTCTGGGATGGACGCAGCGACGCCGGACGGCCCGTTTCATCGGGCGTGTATTTCTACCGCCTCAACGCGGGCGACACGCAGTTCGTCCGCAAGATGGCTCTGATTCGGTAA